One genomic region from Oncorhynchus clarkii lewisi isolate Uvic-CL-2024 chromosome 21, UVic_Ocla_1.0, whole genome shotgun sequence encodes:
- the LOC139378572 gene encoding uncharacterized protein isoform X1: protein MDKRVKASVSTGPPLPLSSLRLLVSPLRLMYSFVWHVVNQRNVMHYGKVEEFVTVVTEAVPKLLSYKQRAQLILGLRARMILEMFRKGCPPNPQAIQSLLGNMNISASSGQQDVEVEESQANFVSLVQTLLKNPYERKHFFQEEFHTQYGSKYDTALQALVGGLVFRLEQLLSVPDLSQIASMISADPSDLEECGQSMSDPEQLKILLHHQKLLNKTQFNRNVPLTSSVGDCVLSSLSFRLACGMPSMEPDFDKPSESLEAALSVMKPASFSDLEDLGMMSDDSPHAGEDSTLQREEGAKDNGSGAKNAVCDSEEDDALPESASSPQGVSRLVGGSPSKGAPTVRSMLPTERHQPLVSLMSSSFTKSSPSQIVKLVIPATVTIGNQPCNPPVKVASFHQWVSHIASNSISLPSLPPLPQNNDVDKEIRSGDTCLGSSVLIGGQETEANLFERAVIRRRWAPKPQRITVPSKRKIPEATIICQECGKSFVYPSQLENHLRIHTGEKPFKCTECGRAFRSLGGMTTHMKNHSEARPFKCDECDKGFRKKADLKKHQLIHTGAKPHKCTICGKGFSQAFYCRIHIQSHASENNFPCTHCPKRFPTQYKLSVHERWHTMERPFICEQCGMRFFHPSGLKRHMGYHIGNRPFLCAQCGKTFVYEFDLKKHQRDHGPKPKIPCPVCQKVFGSNGLIKAHMFTHTSVKPYRCDICDKTFKQSSSLSSHKRLHTGERPYHCDMCGKTYKLNQHLKEHIIIHHTAEGHPCDQCGKVFKLPRLLKAHERLHSGERSEQPRKYSHTSRRRRNSSKMS from the exons ATGGACAAACGAGTCAAAGCTTCTGTCAGTACGG gtccccctcttcctctgtcctctttgCGACTATTGGTTTCTCCCCTGCGGCTGATGTATTCATTTGTATGGCATGTTGTGAATCAACGCAATGTGATGCACTATGGGAAGGTCGAGGAGTTTGTAACTGTGGTGACTGAAGCTGTTCCGAAGTTGCTGAGTTACAAACAGAGGGCTCAACTCATCCTGGGCCTGAGAGCAAGG ATGATCTTGGAGATGTTCCGCAAGGGTTGTCCACCTAACCCTCAGGCCATCCAAAGTCTCCTGGGAAACATGAACATCAGTGCATCCTCAGGG cagcaagatgtggAAGTGGAGGAGTCACAGGCTAACTTTGTGTCGCTGGTCCAAACCCTTTTGAAAAACCCTTATGAGAGGAAGCACTTCTTCCAG GAGGAGTTCCATACACAGTATGGCTCGAAGTATGACACAGCACTGCAGGCCCTTGTGGGAGGCTTGGTCTTCAGACTGGAACAACTGTTATCTGTGCCAGATCTCTCCCAG aTAGCATCTATGATCAGTGCTGACCCCTCTGACCTGGAGGAGTGTGGGCAGTCTATGTCTGACCCTGAGCAGCTGAAGATCCTCCTCCATCACCAGAAATTGCTAAATAAAACCCAGTTCAACAGAAATG TACCTCTCACTTCTTCTGTGGGTGACTGTGTGCTGTCCTCGCTGTCCTTCCGCCTCGCCTGTGGAATGCCATCAATGGAGCCAGATTTTGACAAGCCATCAGAATCATTAGAAGCTGCTCTAAGTGTTATGAAACCTGCCTCCTTCAGTGACCTGGAGGATTTGGGAATGATGTCAGATGACTCACCCCATGCTGGAGAAGATAGTACTCTGCAGAGAGAAGAGGGTGCCAAGGATAACGGAAGTGGGGCGAAAAATGCAGTGTGTGACAGTGAAGAAGACGATGCACTGCCAGAGAGCGCGTCTAGTCCTCAAGGTGTTAGCAGACTAGTGGGAGGGTCACCATCAAAAGGGGCACCAACAGTAAGGAGTATGCTGCCAACAGAGAGACACCAACCGCTTGTATCACTGATGAGTAGTTCCTTCACCAAATCCTCTCCTTCACAGATAGTCAAATTAGTCATCCCTGCCACGGTCACCATTGGGAACCAACCGTGTAATCCACCGGTCAAAGTAGCGAGTTTCCACCAGTGGGTCTCCCACATTGCAAGTAACTCGATCTCGCTCCCTTCCTTGCCACCCCTTCCACAAAACAATGATGTAGACAAGGAGATCCGGTCAGGTGACACATGTCTTGGAAGCAGTGTGTTAATTGGGGGTCAGGAAACAGAAGCCAATCTCTTTGAGAGGGCTGTTATCCGAAGGAGATGGGCGCCCAAGCCACAAAGAATAACGGTACCCTCGAAGAGGAAAATCCCAGAGGCAACCATAATTTGCCAggagtgtgggaagagtttcgtCTATCCGTCTCAGCTGGAAAATCACCTCcgcattcacacaggagagaaaccgttcAAGTGCACTGAGTGTGGCAGGGCCTTCAGGTCCTTAGGAGGCATGACCACTCATATGAAAAATCACTCTGAAGCGCGGCCATTTAAGTGTGATGAGTGTGACAAGGGCTTTCGGAAAAAGGCTGACCTGAAGAAGCATCAGCTCATCCACACGGGTGCGAAACCACACAAATGCACCATCTGTGGAAAGGGCTTCAGCCAAGCATTCTATTGCAGAATACACATCCAGTCTCATGCAAGTGAAAATAACTTTCCCTGCACTCATTGTCCAAAGAGATTCCCAACCCAATACAAGCTGTCTGTCCACGAGCGCTGGCACACCATGGAGCGCCCGTTCATCTGTGAGCAGTGTGGGATGCGCTTCTTTCATCCCAGTGGGCTGAAGAGGCACATGGGCTATCACATTGGGAACCGCCCGTTCCTGTGTGCCCAGTGTGGAAAGACTTTTGTTTATGAGTTTGACCTGAAGAAACACCAAAGGGACCATGGCCCCAAGCCCAAGATCCCATGCCCTGTCTGCCAGAAGGTGTTTGGCAGCAACGGACTCATCAAGGCCCACATGTTTACGCACACCTCTGTAAAACCTTACAGATGTGACATATGCgacaagacctttaaacagagcAGCAGCTTGAGCAGTCACAAACGGCTGCACACGGGTGAACGCCCTTACCACTGCGACATGTGTGGGAAGACGTACAAACTGAATCAGCACCTGAAGGAGCACATAATTATCCACCACACGGCGGAGGGGCACCCCTGTGACCAGTGTGGAAAGGTCTTCAAGTTACCACGTCTTCTGAAGGCGCATGAGCGGTTGCACTCAGGGGAGCGATCTGAGCAACCAAGGAAATACAGTCACACCAGCCGTCGCAGGAGAAATTCCTCCAAAATGAGTTGA
- the LOC139378572 gene encoding uncharacterized protein isoform X2 has protein sequence MYSFVWHVVNQRNVMHYGKVEEFVTVVTEAVPKLLSYKQRAQLILGLRARMILEMFRKGCPPNPQAIQSLLGNMNISASSGQQDVEVEESQANFVSLVQTLLKNPYERKHFFQEEFHTQYGSKYDTALQALVGGLVFRLEQLLSVPDLSQIASMISADPSDLEECGQSMSDPEQLKILLHHQKLLNKTQFNRNVPLTSSVGDCVLSSLSFRLACGMPSMEPDFDKPSESLEAALSVMKPASFSDLEDLGMMSDDSPHAGEDSTLQREEGAKDNGSGAKNAVCDSEEDDALPESASSPQGVSRLVGGSPSKGAPTVRSMLPTERHQPLVSLMSSSFTKSSPSQIVKLVIPATVTIGNQPCNPPVKVASFHQWVSHIASNSISLPSLPPLPQNNDVDKEIRSGDTCLGSSVLIGGQETEANLFERAVIRRRWAPKPQRITVPSKRKIPEATIICQECGKSFVYPSQLENHLRIHTGEKPFKCTECGRAFRSLGGMTTHMKNHSEARPFKCDECDKGFRKKADLKKHQLIHTGAKPHKCTICGKGFSQAFYCRIHIQSHASENNFPCTHCPKRFPTQYKLSVHERWHTMERPFICEQCGMRFFHPSGLKRHMGYHIGNRPFLCAQCGKTFVYEFDLKKHQRDHGPKPKIPCPVCQKVFGSNGLIKAHMFTHTSVKPYRCDICDKTFKQSSSLSSHKRLHTGERPYHCDMCGKTYKLNQHLKEHIIIHHTAEGHPCDQCGKVFKLPRLLKAHERLHSGERSEQPRKYSHTSRRRRNSSKMS, from the exons ATGTATTCATTTGTATGGCATGTTGTGAATCAACGCAATGTGATGCACTATGGGAAGGTCGAGGAGTTTGTAACTGTGGTGACTGAAGCTGTTCCGAAGTTGCTGAGTTACAAACAGAGGGCTCAACTCATCCTGGGCCTGAGAGCAAGG ATGATCTTGGAGATGTTCCGCAAGGGTTGTCCACCTAACCCTCAGGCCATCCAAAGTCTCCTGGGAAACATGAACATCAGTGCATCCTCAGGG cagcaagatgtggAAGTGGAGGAGTCACAGGCTAACTTTGTGTCGCTGGTCCAAACCCTTTTGAAAAACCCTTATGAGAGGAAGCACTTCTTCCAG GAGGAGTTCCATACACAGTATGGCTCGAAGTATGACACAGCACTGCAGGCCCTTGTGGGAGGCTTGGTCTTCAGACTGGAACAACTGTTATCTGTGCCAGATCTCTCCCAG aTAGCATCTATGATCAGTGCTGACCCCTCTGACCTGGAGGAGTGTGGGCAGTCTATGTCTGACCCTGAGCAGCTGAAGATCCTCCTCCATCACCAGAAATTGCTAAATAAAACCCAGTTCAACAGAAATG TACCTCTCACTTCTTCTGTGGGTGACTGTGTGCTGTCCTCGCTGTCCTTCCGCCTCGCCTGTGGAATGCCATCAATGGAGCCAGATTTTGACAAGCCATCAGAATCATTAGAAGCTGCTCTAAGTGTTATGAAACCTGCCTCCTTCAGTGACCTGGAGGATTTGGGAATGATGTCAGATGACTCACCCCATGCTGGAGAAGATAGTACTCTGCAGAGAGAAGAGGGTGCCAAGGATAACGGAAGTGGGGCGAAAAATGCAGTGTGTGACAGTGAAGAAGACGATGCACTGCCAGAGAGCGCGTCTAGTCCTCAAGGTGTTAGCAGACTAGTGGGAGGGTCACCATCAAAAGGGGCACCAACAGTAAGGAGTATGCTGCCAACAGAGAGACACCAACCGCTTGTATCACTGATGAGTAGTTCCTTCACCAAATCCTCTCCTTCACAGATAGTCAAATTAGTCATCCCTGCCACGGTCACCATTGGGAACCAACCGTGTAATCCACCGGTCAAAGTAGCGAGTTTCCACCAGTGGGTCTCCCACATTGCAAGTAACTCGATCTCGCTCCCTTCCTTGCCACCCCTTCCACAAAACAATGATGTAGACAAGGAGATCCGGTCAGGTGACACATGTCTTGGAAGCAGTGTGTTAATTGGGGGTCAGGAAACAGAAGCCAATCTCTTTGAGAGGGCTGTTATCCGAAGGAGATGGGCGCCCAAGCCACAAAGAATAACGGTACCCTCGAAGAGGAAAATCCCAGAGGCAACCATAATTTGCCAggagtgtgggaagagtttcgtCTATCCGTCTCAGCTGGAAAATCACCTCcgcattcacacaggagagaaaccgttcAAGTGCACTGAGTGTGGCAGGGCCTTCAGGTCCTTAGGAGGCATGACCACTCATATGAAAAATCACTCTGAAGCGCGGCCATTTAAGTGTGATGAGTGTGACAAGGGCTTTCGGAAAAAGGCTGACCTGAAGAAGCATCAGCTCATCCACACGGGTGCGAAACCACACAAATGCACCATCTGTGGAAAGGGCTTCAGCCAAGCATTCTATTGCAGAATACACATCCAGTCTCATGCAAGTGAAAATAACTTTCCCTGCACTCATTGTCCAAAGAGATTCCCAACCCAATACAAGCTGTCTGTCCACGAGCGCTGGCACACCATGGAGCGCCCGTTCATCTGTGAGCAGTGTGGGATGCGCTTCTTTCATCCCAGTGGGCTGAAGAGGCACATGGGCTATCACATTGGGAACCGCCCGTTCCTGTGTGCCCAGTGTGGAAAGACTTTTGTTTATGAGTTTGACCTGAAGAAACACCAAAGGGACCATGGCCCCAAGCCCAAGATCCCATGCCCTGTCTGCCAGAAGGTGTTTGGCAGCAACGGACTCATCAAGGCCCACATGTTTACGCACACCTCTGTAAAACCTTACAGATGTGACATATGCgacaagacctttaaacagagcAGCAGCTTGAGCAGTCACAAACGGCTGCACACGGGTGAACGCCCTTACCACTGCGACATGTGTGGGAAGACGTACAAACTGAATCAGCACCTGAAGGAGCACATAATTATCCACCACACGGCGGAGGGGCACCCCTGTGACCAGTGTGGAAAGGTCTTCAAGTTACCACGTCTTCTGAAGGCGCATGAGCGGTTGCACTCAGGGGAGCGATCTGAGCAACCAAGGAAATACAGTCACACCAGCCGTCGCAGGAGAAATTCCTCCAAAATGAGTTGA